The DNA sequence TTAGTATAAAATCCAATTTTTTTATCCTTTAGATCATAGATTTTATTTTTTATAAAACTTTTTTCAAGATAATTCCAATCTTTGTCAGTTAAGTAGAATCGTGTTTTAGAACCGTCGCCAATTATATCGAAATGAGAGTGAACCTTATTTTTAAAGTCATAAATATCTGATGGATCCTTTAAAATAATACTATTTTTAATAATTTTATTTTCATTGCAAGAAGTTAAAAAAAATAGTAAAAAGAAGATTCCGATATTTTTCATTTATGAACTTATTTAGTTAGCATTGCAGGTAACGGTTGGCGATTGCTGCAGTTGCCTGTGTTGCGCCTGCGGCAGGTAATTGCAGCAATCGCCTGTTATGTGTTGTTTTATTCTCTGCTAAGATAATAAAAGCAAGCACAGTTTGAGGCATGAGGATTCTTAATAAATGATTTTAAAATATTGCTCCTATCAGACCGAAATGATAGGTGCAGTTTTTTAAAATCCAGTCTAAATAAATCACTCTAAAACGTGGGTTTTGAAATAGTTATAATAAAAAACTTGACTTTGTCATTTTTTTCTCATAACTTCACCAAGCCTTAAAGCGGCTTCGCTTTGAAAATGAATTTTCCGCAAATCTCGTTTGCAAGGCTTGAAGAAAATCGATCTATTTTCTTATTTCAAAACCCACCTTTTTTCCTTTCATTAAAGACTGCTTTTATTAGAAGCCGAATCTCAAATTGCACATAACGGTTGGCGATAGGCGCAGTTGCCTGTGTTGCGCCTGCGGCAGGCAATTGTGCTTATCGCTTGTTATGTGTTGTTTTATTCTTTGCTAAGATAATAAAAGCAAGCACAGTTTGAGGCATGAGGATTCTTAATAAATGATTTAAAAATATTGCTCCTATCAGACCGTAATGATAGGTGCAGTTTTTTTAAATCCAGTCTAAATAAATCACTCTAAAACGTGGGTTTTGAAATAGTTATAATAAAAAACTTGACTTTGTCATTTTTTTCTCATAACTTCACCAAGCCTTAAAGCGGCTTCGCTTTGAAAATAAAGTTTTCCGCAAATCTCATTTGTAAGGCTTGAAGAAAATACATCTATTTTCTTATTTCAAAACCCACCTTTTTACGTTTCATTAAAGACTGCTTTTATTAGAAGCCGAATCTCAAATTGCACATAACGGTTGGGTATTTCTGTTGGCGGGGACTTTTTATAACAAGTCTTTGTAAATATAACAAATTGAACGATTAGCAAAAATCTTGATGATAGGAACTTCCGCCCCGCTAATAGAAATACCGTGTTGTAGGCAGTTTATTTTTATTCTGAATATAGTATTTCAGGTTTAGAAGTTGTAATTACACTTACGCAATCGTTAATGCCACTTAACAAATACTCTTTTCTTAATTTATTTTCGTGTAAACCTTCAACAAATTCAGTTCTCAATTTTTCCATATCAAACCAACCGCCTTCTTCCACTTCCCACATCCAACCAGAAACTCTTATTTCTGGATTCCAATATTCTAATAAGTTTCCTTCATCTAAAACTCTAAATCCTATTACGTTTTTAAATACGACGTAAATCACATTATCACTTTTAAAAAATTTCAAAGTAATTCTCAAAGTCCATAAATCATAATCAATATTAAGTATTTCAGAACTTTCGTCGGAATACGGAAGTGAATCAAATGGCTTTAATTTAAGATTGAAATCTTTCATTTTTGTTCTGGTTTTAAATTCTGACTAACGTTTTTCTTTTTTGCTCACAATCAATTAGTTGCGAAATTAATTTCTTCATTAGTCAAACCAAATTTAGTAATTTGTTTTTGAATCCTTTTTACTAAGCCTAGTTTTCTTTTTTCATCCAAAAATAAGTAGCCTTCCGGATTGACATAAGCTTGATTTTTAACGACCATATTCCAAATGATGATTGCTAATTTCCTTGCAGTTGCTGAGATTGCAGATACTCGACCTTTTCTAAAATTGATTCGCTTGAAAAAATCCGATAATGGTGTTGAGTCTTTTAGATTACCAATCGCATTTGCTGCATTTCTTAAAGCGATTTTTAAACGGTTACTTCCTTTTGGGATCCTATTAGAAAGTATTTTACCACCACTTATTTTATTGTTTGGGGTCAGTCTCAACCAGCTTGCAAAGTGTTTTGCAGTCGGGAACTTCTTGATACCCTCTAATCCAACTTCACTCATTATTGAAAGTACGGTTGAATAGGAAACTCCTTCTATTGCCAGTAAATCTACACCTTCAAAATATTGATAGGCCATTAAATTTAAGTCGATATTTTTAGGAGTGTTTTATTAATTTTTGTGTTTTTAGGTTCAATGTGATGCTGTCTTTTATTGTCGTCTTTTCCGATTGTTGAGTTTAAGATTTTCTCAATTTCTACATCGCATTGTACAATTTTACTTTGCAAGACTTCATACATCTCAAGCTCTTGATTGAGGGCAAATAAATAATCTTCTCTACCATTAGTATGAAGTGCTTTTGAAATTTCTTCTTCTGTTTTTCTGCAATTACCGTGTCTTAATTCGGCTAATTTTAAAGGATCTTTTCTCCGTTGCAAATCGCATGAATGATGAGTAATCCAGTTAAACCACAGATGTCATTAACAACAACATCTAATCGAAGGTTTAATAACCGTAAATATTTTGCATTTTTTGAAGTGCTTGCTGCAGAATCTAATAAATTTGCACGATGACGACAGTAGGTTCTGAGCTTCTCTGTAATTTCATCTGGAAGGAAACTACCTGTTAAAAGGCCTATACTGTGTAGTTTTTGAATCCATTGACAATCTTGAACATCTGTTTTTCTGCCTTTAATATTCTTAGTGAATTTGCCATTACACAAAATCACTTGGAATCCATCAGCCAATAAAATAGCATAAAGTGCTTGCCAATAAGTTCCTGTACTTTCCATTGCAACGGTTTGAATGTCTTTTTCTTTGAGCCAATTTGAGAGATTTTTTAAGTCCTCATTAAAAACACCAAACTCTTTAATATCTTCCTCTTTTTGGCCAACCGCAACCCAGTGAGATCGGCTACCAATATCAATTCCTGCAGCATTTGAATTGATAATTTCCATTGAAATTTTGTTCTCATTCATATTTTCAAAAATTAATGATTAAAAATACTCTAAGGAGATGTTCTTTAGGCAAAAAAAATATTCTGAACGGGGTTCTAATCAATTAGACCGCCACTGAAGTCATCACATACATCTCAACCAGGATTGCACCCGTGCTATTACGCAACAATTTTAAAATCGGCCTTGCAAAGAGCTTAATAAAATTAGAAAATATTTTCTATACGCACCAAACGTTAGCTTGAGAAGTCAATTCGGGGGTATAGGGGGGATTGCCTACAACGTTTGAGTATTTCTGTTGGCGGGGACTTTTTATAAATGGTCTTTGTAAATATAACAAATTGAACAATTAGCAAAAATCTTTATGATAGGAACTTCAGACCCGCTAATAGAAATACCGTGTTACCACGCGTTTTTTTCTATAGGTGTTGATTTATATTCTTTATTTCCACTTTCCAGAATTCTCCTTTCAAATAATTTTGGAAAGTATTTCATGATTATATTTGACTTTAACTTCGCATAAAGGCTAATGTTTTTGTCTAATTTCTTCCATAAATTTTTAGCCTCTTTTTCACTTAATATTTTTTCAACTCCGTTTTTAGTGTCAATTTTAATTAGCGGAAATTCAGGTTGATTTTCACCACAAAGAGTTATCTGTTTTTCTAATTTCAAACTAATGGATTTCATGAAATTTGAAATCTTATTAAATTCTAATTCCGTTTTAATTTCGGCTGGATTTATGTCGAACTCAATTTGGTTTTCGAGAAAGAAGTAGCACTTAATAATGATTCCGTTTAAATCAATTGTTGCAGATTTAATTTCCAATTCGCCAGTTTCGTCCGCGAACATTATTTTCACAACTTCAAAATCAATTTTGTCTGTCAAATTATCTCCCCAAACTCCAAAAGTCAATTTGTATTCAGAGTTTAATAAATCAACAACATTTTGCCAATCCGAAATCGTTGCGTTTTGGACATAAATATCTCGTAAGGCTCCATCCTTTTCAAAAATCCATTCTATGTTTTTCCAATTTCTCAATTTGCTCTAAAATGTGTGGTAACGGTTGGGTATTTCTGTTGGCGGGGACTTTTTATAACAAGTCTTGGTAAATATAACAAATTGAAATATTAGCAAAAACCTTTATGATATAAACTTCCGACCCGCTAATAGAAATACCTTGTTACCAGCAGTTTTTTTTGAAGTTAGATTCTTAATTGACAGTTAGAAAGAGAATTAGCATTTGAATCATTTTTCAATTCCATATTTCTAAAGTAATTCCATAGTTTATTTTTAGTGCGGTTTATTCCAGATTTCTAAAAACTCAACCTCTGTTATTTCGTTGTCAATAAATTCAGCAATTTCAAGTTGTTGATCTGCTAAACCTCCAAATTCATCTTCTAAATACTGTTCGTCATATTTCAGGATTTTGCCATTTCGGAAAAGTTGAATTTGCTTTATAACATTTAAGTTTTTATCTGTTTCGAAAAAATAAGTTGAATCACCCCAAGAATCGGTCAATTCTTCTCCGGTTGTTTCTTCCCAAAATTTTTTAAAATATCTACTATTCATATAAAAACGATTCTTTTTAAAATTGATGGTAACGGTTGGGTATTTCTGTTGGCGGGGACTTTTTATAACAAGTCTTTGTAAATATAACAAATTGAGCAATTAGCAAAAATCTTTATGATGGGAACTTCCGACCCGCTAATAGAAATACTTTGTTACCATACGTACATTATTCAGTTAAAAATTTTTTCCATTTTTCAGATTCCGCAAATTCCTTTACAATCCGATTCCGCTCTGTTAGTAATTCAGTCATATATCTTTTAAGAAACAACTCGTCTGCTAATTTTCCTAAAATTCCAAAAGGTGATTTGTAATCAAAAAAGTCAGTCATTAAAGTTCCTCCATTCAATTCCGCAAAATGATGTTCGTGTTTAAATTCTTTAAACGCTCCTTTTACCATTTCGTCAGCAAAGTATTTTGGTCGGTCAAACTCCGTAATTCTGGAAGTTAGATTTTGATAAATTCCAAAGTGTTTCGCTCTCCATGTAACGCTTTCATCCATTCCTATTAATCCGCTCGTTTTTCCCGCAATTGCTTTTTCATTTGTATGTTCGGTTGAAATTTTATGTAAATCGATACTTCTTGAAAGGTCGAAAACTATTCTCTTATCCGCTTTTATTTCAGTGCGAAGTTCAATTCGTGGCATATTTACATCATTTCTGTTTCAACACTCAAGCGACTTTCAATTCCCATATAATTTGAATGATTGTCTGTCATACAGTATATTTTACAACTTGGGTTTGCAACTTTAACTCCTAAAGTTTTATTAGTTGATAGAAGTTTTCCACTTAACTCAATTAGTCCGTCCAATCCAAAATAGTCACTTTCACTTGTAACTAATATTCTGCAGTAAAATTCGTCTTGTTTTAATACTTTAACTTGATTCATAGTTCTGGTTTTTTGTATGTATGGTAACGGTTGGGTATTTCTGTTGGCGGGGACTTTTTATAACAAGTCTTTGTAAATATAATAAATTGAACAATTAGCGAAAATCTTTATGATATAAACTTCCGACCCGCTAATAGAAATACCGTGTTAGCCACAGTCTTTATTATTCATAATTAATAATAACATCATAAATTTTTTGTTCAATTTTTTTAATCCTAAAATTGGAGTCATAATAGATGATCGTAGATTTAATTCTATTTGTATTATTGTCTTTTATGAACATTTTTGTTAGGTTTCCATTTTTTTTAAAAATAATACTATCATTATAAACTGGAAATTCATAAGGAGGTGGCGGTGTATCATCGGATGTTTTTAGGTTATATATTCTTTGGTATGAATCATTAGGATTGAGTGATAGATATAAATAAGAATTAGTATTTAAACTGTCTTTTTCATCTAAGTCGTAACCATTATAATATTTATTTTTTACTCTCAATAATTTTACTGCATTAATTTTATTTTGACTAATACTATTATTTAGATAAGCAATTTTAATATACCCTTTTTCGGAATAATCAATTTTGTACTGAGAATTTATATATTCTTCTTTAGTTCCAAAACGTAATAATTTTGATGGTACTTTTTTTAATTGCGATTTTAAGTTGTATATATCTTCATTTTTACTACAACAATTAAAACACAATATAAAGGAAACCAGACTGCATATACTAAATTTCATTTTAAAACGTACTTTTGGGAAGATTGTGGCTAACGTTCCGCGTATAGGCGATGGTGCGGCTTTAACGCGGAAACTTTCTTATTATAAATTAATCTTCGGGACATCTAAAATAGTTAAACTTGCGATTTCTCCGCACTATTGCCAATACGATGTTGTACGACGTTTTTTTAAGTGTCTTTGAATGCAAATTTCACTTTCTCAGGAAGTCCACTTTTATTTGTTATCTTTTCGTAATATTTTTTGGCTTTCTTTATCATTTTTTCATCGGAATTTTTAATTCCTATTTGTTTTAAACTCAATGCATAGCAACCGTTAAAAGTGTCATCTTTTTTAAATTTATTTTCGACTTTTTCAAAATATGGTATTGATTCCAAGTATTTTTCATTAAGAGTCAATAAAACAGCCTTTAGAGATTGACAATCTTTATTTTCAGAACTGTATTTTTTTTCTGCGATATTTATATTGTCAAGTCCATTCAAATAATCTTCAATAAATAAAGAAGTTAATCCAATCCCGTAAAATCCTTCAGGACTTTCTGGAAAATATTTTGTTATTTCTGTATATTTTTTTCTTGAAAGATTAAAATTTCCAATCAACATACTAGTTGTTGCAAGATTTTGTTTAAATTCTATTGATTTGTTTTGTGCAAGGCTATCTGCAACATAATACAAAGCAACTGCTTCTTTATTCATACCACTTAATCTTAAAGTATAACCTGCCCAAAAATATGCGTCACAGAATGTACTATCGATTTTTATGACTTCAGTAAAAATTTCTACAGCACTTCCAAGATATTGATTTTGCTGGATACATTTTATTCCAAGAGGAAATATTTTTTTAACTCTTTCGTTATCAGGTTTTTTGCAATAAGTTCGGTTCCCAGAAAAATAATCCGTTTGATTTTGTTGAGAATATAAATTCAAAAAACTGTAAAAAATTAATATTATAACTAAATTTTTTTTCATAAATGGTTTTATTTAAAATGTCGTACAACGTTTGGGTATTTCTGTTGGCGGGGACTTTTTATAACAAGTTTTTGTAAATATAACAAATTGAACAATTAGCGAAAGTCTTTATGATATAAACTTCCGACCCGCTAATAGAAATACCGTGTTAGCAGAAGTACTTACCAATTTATTATTTCATATTTCTCACAATATTCTTTTGTGGTTAAGTTTCTTAAAACTAGTTCATTATTGGTAAAAGTCACCTCATAGATTGTATTTCTTCTAGGATAATTCATTCCTAAAAGTTTTCTTTCTGTAGCAAGCCTTTCAATATAATATATTCCTTCCTTGACAAATAATTTTGCATTAGAATTTGTATTCAAGTAAAATTTTTGGCTTGAAAAAAATGTTATTTCTTCAGGATTTCCCAATTTCATAAAATGTTTGAAATCTGATTTATCCGCTGTGGATTCTACTCTAATGTTAAGATCATCACATTTAAAATACCCTATGAAAATATAATTTTTATTAAAATTGGATTCAATATACTTAAAATCCAAAGATTGTAATTTTTTAGTCGTTTTTATGGATTTCTTTTTTGTAGAACAATTGACAAGCGTTAAACTGCAAAATAAATAAATTAATAAAGTGGGAATTTTGTACATTGTGTGGAGAGTATTTCTGCTAACGGTTGGGTATTTATGCAGGCGGGATAAAAATACGAAAACTTTTTACTTGCTAAAAACTTAATTAATGGCTAAAATCTTCGATGAAAACTTCATACCCGCTTGTATAAATACCTTGTTAGGCAACGTTTTTTATTTTGTTCAATTCTTTAATTTATATTCAGCTAACCAACTTTGAAATCCCATTCCTTCTGTTCCATTTCCTTTAGCTGCTTTTTTAATTATTTTCAATGCTTTTTGTTCAGTTTTTTTGTCAACGTTCAATTTTTCGAGCATTTGAGCTGCAAGCCAAAGATTAGTTTTGTTCTCATCAACAGTAAGTAATTCCGCAAAGTTTAGAATTTCAGTTTCGTTATTATTTTCCGAAAGTAGATTCATAATTATATACATTCTTTTAACCGCAGAATTATTTCTTTTTACAGATTTTTTGTCAGAGTAATCTATTTCCGCACAAATTTTAGTCAGATTTAGATATTCCGATTTTAATTTGTCAATTTTCATTCCTCTAATCTATTTTTTTAATGAACTGGTCTTTTGCTCGTAAATAAATTCGTCCATCTGGTTTTTGGCAGACTTTTACATTTTCCGTTATAAACTTTGTTCCAATAGGGTTTGATTCTCTTTCGCTTTTACTACATTCAATTACCAAATTTGTCGGTAAATTTTGTCCATCTAAAGGTCTAACTCGAATTCTTCCAGTTTCGTTATCTTTAAAGCTCTCACATTTTATACTTTCGTAATAATTACCTACGATTAATTTCATTTTGTTCCGATTTTCGGTGGTCTGGTCAAATGTTGCCTAACGGTTTGCGGCTTTGCGATGGTGCGGATTAATATGACAAATCTTGCTATTATAAAATAAATTTCGAAATATGTAAAATCTTTAAACTTGCGAAAATCCCGCACTATTGCAAAACCGCTGTTATGTGGCGTTGTGATTACTTTCGCCAAGAATATTTTTTACTTCCTTTTAAATTTTCAAAATTGATTGTTTCAATCCAATCATATTTTCCATCTTTGTTTTGATACAAAATTAATTTGTCGGCTTTGATATTTTCGATAAATGAAGACAATTCCTCACAACAAGTTTCTAAATCGTCCAATTCATAACAAGAAATATGACTGTGAATGTCAGTTTTTCCATTTGGGTCTTCAATTCCGATAGTGATTTCACAATTATATGTAGCAATCCAAATTGAAAATATTCCTGATTCACTTTTTAAATCACAGTCAAAAGAACCATCATCTTGGAATTTTATTGTTTTAATAAACTCTGGATAATTTTCATTTAAAAATTCAAAAATCAATTTCGAAAATAATTTCTGTTCCATTTAGCGCGTGGTTTCTGACAATGTCACATAACGTTTGGGTATTTCTGTTGGCGGTGACTTTTTATAACAAGTCTTTGTAAATATAACAAATTGAACAATTAGCGAAAATCTTTATGATAGGAACTTCCGACCCGCTAATAGAAATACCGTGTTGTGCGTTCGCTTTATTTTTCAGCGAGTTCTTCGTAATCAGAATCATCAGCGCCGTCAATGACAGCATTATATTCAGACCATTTGGGATCTTCCTCTGATGAAAGTTCAATTGGAAGTATTTCAAAATCTGACAAAGCATCATTTATTCTTTTGCCAGTTTCTTCAACATTGCTGGAATACCAATGCCATTGCTTTTGA is a window from the Kaistella flava (ex Peng et al. 2021) genome containing:
- a CDS encoding transposase, translated to MAYQYFEGVDLLAIEGVSYSTVLSIMSEVGLEGIKKFPTAKHFASWLRLTPNNKISGGKILSNRIPKGSNRLKIALRNAANAIGNLKDSTPLSDFFKRINFRKGRVSAISATARKLAIIIWNMVVKNQAYVNPEGYLFLDEKRKLGLVKRIQKQITKFGLTNEEINFATN
- a CDS encoding IS110 family transposase, encoding MNENKISMEIINSNAAGIDIGSRSHWVAVGQKEEDIKEFGVFNEDLKNLSNWLKEKDIQTVAMESTGTYWQALYAILLADGFQVILCNGKFTKNIKGRKTDVQDCQWIQKLHSIGLLTGSFLPDEITEKLRTYCRHRANLLDSAASTSKNAKYLRLLNLRLDVVVNDICGLTGLLIIHAICNGEKIL
- a CDS encoding SRPBCC family protein, whose translation is MPRIELRTEIKADKRIVFDLSRSIDLHKISTEHTNEKAIAGKTSGLIGMDESVTWRAKHFGIYQNLTSRITEFDRPKYFADEMVKGAFKEFKHEHHFAELNGGTLMTDFFDYKSPFGILGKLADELFLKRYMTELLTERNRIVKEFAESEKWKKFLTE
- a CDS encoding tetratricopeptide repeat protein, giving the protein MKKNLVIILIFYSFLNLYSQQNQTDYFSGNRTYCKKPDNERVKKIFPLGIKCIQQNQYLGSAVEIFTEVIKIDSTFCDAYFWAGYTLRLSGMNKEAVALYYVADSLAQNKSIEFKQNLATTSMLIGNFNLSRKKYTEITKYFPESPEGFYGIGLTSLFIEDYLNGLDNINIAEKKYSSENKDCQSLKAVLLTLNEKYLESIPYFEKVENKFKKDDTFNGCYALSLKQIGIKNSDEKMIKKAKKYYEKITNKSGLPEKVKFAFKDT